One genomic segment of Hordeum vulgare subsp. vulgare chromosome 2H, MorexV3_pseudomolecules_assembly, whole genome shotgun sequence includes these proteins:
- the LOC123426305 gene encoding heterogeneous nuclear ribonucleoprotein 1-like has protein sequence MATATVENSGDVAAGESRKLFVGGIPSSAQETELRGHFARFGVVRSIVVMRDKESGHGRGFGFVEFEDEEAAAKALGDGERPKHFICGRLVDVKRARARPPRNLGEQPAHQHQHQVEQGLVQGHQGAGAEASGDSMSYASKKVFVGGLRDNITEEEFRAYFEAFGTVTDVVVIYDSLTSRSRGFGFVTFDSEEAVRKVMGQSFHDLKGTRVEAKIAIPKDAQYYHNGRGRGSRTFGGRGPVGFDGSTYQPYNNRHGFYNGYMPQPVPTHPYYPGLYFGMGGNPYANAYPNHGVMANVPNMMTRRPVYSPYPPMYPGYGFAYRSGYAGAVPSVQYGINGGRDYMNDQDSMDAQEVDSAATIATKFEYMKLGSQ, from the exons ATGGCGACGGCGACGGTGGAGAACTCCGGCGACGTGGCGGCCGGGGAGAGCCGCAAGCTGTTCGTGggtggcatcccgtcctcagcGCAGGAGACGGAGCTGCGGGGCCACTTTGCACGCTTCGGGGTCGTGCGCTCAATCGTCGTGATGCGGGACAAGGAGTCGGGCCACGGCCGCGGGTTCGGGTTCGTCGAGTTCGAGGACGAAGAGGCGGCCGCCAAGGCGCTCGGCGACGGGGAGAGGCCCAAGCACTTCATATGCGGCCGACTG GTGGACGTTAAGAGGGCGCGTGCTAGACCTCCGCGGAACTTGGGCGAGCAACCTGCGCATCAGCATCAGCATCAGGTGGAACAGGGTCTGGTTCAGGGTCACCAAGGTGCTGGGGCTGAGGCCAGTGGTGACAGTATGAGCTATGCTTCAAAGAAGGTATTCGTTGGTGGTTTGCGTGACAACATCACAGAGGAGGAGTTCAGAGCTTACTTTGAGGCGTTTGGCACGGTAACAGATGTTGTTGTGATATATGACAGCCTGACAAGCAGATCAAGGGGTTTTGGTTTTGTCACCTTTGATTCTGAGGAAGCTGTGAGAAAGGTGATGGGGCAAAGCTTTCATGACTTGAAAGGGACAAGGGTGGAAGCAAAGATTGCTATCCCCAAGGATGCTCAGTATTACCATAATGGCCGAGGTCGTGGCTCAAGAACCTTTGGCGGAAGGGGTCCTGTTGGCTTTGATGGTTCAACATACCAACCATACAATAATCGACATGGCTTCTACAATGGCTATATGCCACAACCTGTTCCAACACATCCCTACTATCCTGGCCTCTATTTTGGTATGGGAGGCAATCCCTATGCAAATGCATATCCAAACCATGGAGTCATGGCAAATGTTCCAAACATGATGACAAGGCGTCCAGTATATAGCCCATATCCCCCAATGTATCCTGGCTATGGTTTTGCATACAGAAGTGGTTATGCGGGTGCTGTGCCTTCTGTTCAGTATGGCATTAATGGTGGCAGGGATTACATGAACGACCAAGACTctatggatgcacaagaagttgaCAGCGCTGCTACCATTGCTACGAAGTTTGAATACATGAAGCTAGGTTCACAATGA